The Elusimicrobiota bacterium sequence ACCAACGTCAAGGCGTAGAGAATCCACGGGTGCGAACGAAATATTTGATAATTGAGACTCGTCAGCAAAACCAGACCGATCATCCCAACGCTCACCGCCGTCAACTGCTTGATCATGTAACGGGCAGGGTTTCCCATGGGACTGGTCGCCGATAAAACAACCACTAATCCAATGGCGAGGAGGGCCCCGACGGCCGCCATGAGCGGCCAGTCCACCCGCCGGCGCCAATGATCCAGGGCTTCGGTTCGTTTAATCACTTTCTGTTCTCAATTCTTCTCCATGCCCTTCGGTCTCGCTTCTCCCGAGCTCCAGCGCCAGCAGATCGTGCGCAATAGGTGCGGCCATAGAGCCCCCGTGTCCCCCATGCTCCACCACAACAGCGCAGGCGACTTGCGGGTTTTCCGCCGGAGCATAAGCGACAAACCAGGCATGGTCTTTGCCTTTGGATGCTTGGGCGGTGCCTGTTTTACCGGCAACATCAACTCCTTTGATTTTGGAAGCGGCACCGGTCCCGCTCTGAACCACCAGCAAAAGCCCCTTTCGAACTAAATCCAATGCGTCATTTGAAATCGCAATACGACCAAGCCGGTGGGAACTTCCCAGACGTTCCGGTTTCTCACCGAAATGCCTGGCTTCTGCGACCAAATAGGGTTGCCATAAAGATCCTCCGTTGGCGACCGCCGCAATCAAATTGGCCATTTGCAACGGGGTCACCTGAAGCAATCCTTGGCCAATGGCATAGTTCAGGGTGTCCCCACCCTGCCAATGCTGACGATGCGCCTCTTTCCACGCCAGGGGAAGCGCCCAACGCTTTTCATGCGGGAGATCGATCCCGGTCAGTTGTCCCAAGCCGAACAGCTTGGCCATTTTCTCAATCGCTTCCGACCCGGTCCGCTGCCCAAGATGGTAAAAATACACATCACAAGACTGAGCCAACCCCTCGAGAAAACTAATGCTTCCATGCCCCTTTGGTTTCCAGCAATGAAAAATACGCCTCTCTTTCCCCAGGGAATAAGAACCGTTACAATAGATGGTTTCCGCGGGATCCACGCGATGCCCTTCCAAAGCAGCCAGTGACGAAACGATTTTAAAGGTCGATCCCGGCGGATAGAGCGCTTGAATGGTGCGGTTATAGAGCGGCAGTTCAGGGTCTCGGAGCAAACGCTTGCGTTCTTCGGAATCCCCAAGCGGCAAAAAGATATTTGGATTAAACCCTGGCGAG is a genomic window containing:
- the mrdA gene encoding penicillin-binding protein 2, with product MAFLVGAAAQSVRAWRARWLMTFCFFVMGTCLLRLGYLQIIRGRAFVQASENNHTQVLVERAPRGRILDRNGEVLADDRPVFVALFSPLGLGPADFQRAVGRLSVILEVPPNELERRLFAAVRAKSMMRISDRLTRAQAFRILQDRPRLPGISLTIEEQRYYPKEVFASHLLGYVGQITEDELEKFAEQGYHSGDWIGKSGLERLYDPSLHGQDGGFLTEIDARGRQVRVVRHLLPQAGKDLVLTIDYKLEKLAEEQLRSTGLPGAAVVLNPQTGEVLALASSPGFNPNIFLPLGDSEERKRLLRDPELPLYNRTIQALYPPGSTFKIVSSLAALEGHRVDPAETIYCNGSYSLGKERRIFHCWKPKGHGSISFLEGLAQSCDVYFYHLGQRTGSEAIEKMAKLFGLGQLTGIDLPHEKRWALPLAWKEAHRQHWQGGDTLNYAIGQGLLQVTPLQMANLIAAVANGGSLWQPYLVAEARHFGEKPERLGSSHRLGRIAISNDALDLVRKGLLLVVQSGTGAASKIKGVDVAGKTGTAQASKGKDHAWFVAYAPAENPQVACAVVVEHGGHGGSMAAPIAHDLLALELGRSETEGHGEELRTESD